The Desulfohalovibrio reitneri genome contains a region encoding:
- a CDS encoding efflux RND transporter permease subunit, with protein sequence MFFRADYVLSNIRLETGLSNPKAFRQLVVKKEGDGLIRLGELAEVKLGPRNDDVRMAINGSPGVFLTVTNAPGANPLRMAKRLEKALEQDIRPLLPPGVEATKAYDATLFIQASIKEVIGTLGKTIGIVLLVVVLFLASFRSSLAPMAAVPLSIVGVFTLMLVMGFSLNILTMLAIVLAIGLVVDDAILITENATRHIENGKSPLRASIIGTREVSLAIIGMTVTLAAVFSPLAYMGGLTGSLFSEFALTLVGAVAASAVVALFITPVLASRVLRSVERKNLLARWLDAVIAGIQWVYGKVLRDFLTYRAGALLIGATLLVCCGFLYSGTPKELSPSEDQSLFVVQGKGPAYANVDYLHLFSSRLDKIAASIPELSKYFVCNGYPNREAVFGIYSLVPWDERQRSQKEIMRSVAPAIRDIAGLQSYTFGMPPLPGGYGLPVQFVLATSKDFPLLHTYQEKMVQKAMRSGLFTYLKGSLQYDTPVTDIRIDRLKAAELGVTMANIGEAFGIFYNNDYVNRFTDRGLAYQVIPRARRLNQESDRILESQVKTAFGAMTPLSNFAEASRHTSPDALTQFDQLNSATISGSLAPGVTLGQALDHLQNVAKQVLPKDFQIDYTGQSRQYMQQGNRLLVAFLVAIIAIYLALTAQFNSFREPLIILLSVPGALCGALIPLYMGFATINIYTQVGLLTLTGLIAKHSILLVVMANEAQRSEGKSKIEAAFKGGMVRLRPFLMTTAAMTAGVVPLLLADGAGAHSRFDIGLVLFSGMLFGSMVILVVVPVVYSFLANDLRPEGTSLSASDADEQFQAG encoded by the coding sequence ATGTTTTTCAGGGCCGACTACGTCCTTTCCAACATTCGCCTGGAGACGGGGCTGAGTAACCCAAAAGCCTTTCGCCAATTGGTGGTCAAGAAGGAGGGGGATGGACTGATCCGGCTCGGGGAGCTAGCCGAGGTCAAGTTAGGACCGAGGAACGACGATGTGCGCATGGCCATCAATGGTTCACCGGGCGTTTTCCTCACCGTGACAAATGCGCCCGGGGCCAACCCCCTGCGCATGGCCAAGCGCCTGGAAAAGGCCCTGGAACAGGACATCCGCCCGTTGCTTCCCCCTGGAGTCGAGGCCACCAAGGCATACGACGCCACTCTTTTCATCCAGGCCTCGATCAAGGAAGTCATCGGCACCCTGGGCAAAACCATTGGCATCGTGCTGCTGGTGGTTGTACTTTTCCTGGCATCCTTCCGCTCCTCCCTTGCGCCCATGGCAGCCGTCCCACTCTCAATCGTGGGCGTCTTCACCCTGATGCTGGTTATGGGCTTTTCCTTGAACATCCTGACAATGTTGGCCATAGTTCTGGCCATCGGACTGGTGGTGGACGATGCCATCCTCATCACAGAGAACGCCACCCGACACATAGAAAACGGCAAGTCCCCCCTGCGTGCCTCCATCATCGGCACAAGGGAAGTTTCCCTGGCCATCATCGGCATGACCGTGACCCTGGCTGCTGTTTTCTCTCCGCTGGCCTACATGGGCGGCCTTACCGGCTCGTTGTTTAGCGAGTTCGCCCTTACTTTGGTGGGGGCCGTGGCCGCCTCTGCCGTGGTAGCCCTCTTTATCACCCCTGTGCTGGCCTCCAGGGTCCTGCGCTCCGTGGAGAGGAAAAACCTCCTGGCCCGGTGGCTGGACGCGGTCATTGCCGGTATTCAATGGGTCTACGGCAAGGTACTGCGCGATTTCCTGACCTACCGGGCAGGGGCGCTGCTCATCGGCGCGACGCTTCTGGTCTGTTGCGGCTTCCTCTATTCGGGTACGCCCAAAGAACTGTCTCCCAGCGAGGACCAGTCCCTGTTCGTGGTCCAAGGCAAAGGGCCAGCCTACGCCAACGTGGACTATCTGCACCTGTTTTCCTCCCGGCTGGACAAAATTGCGGCCAGCATTCCGGAACTGTCCAAGTATTTCGTTTGCAACGGGTATCCCAACCGGGAGGCGGTGTTCGGCATATACAGTCTGGTTCCCTGGGACGAGCGCCAGCGAAGCCAAAAGGAGATCATGCGTTCCGTGGCCCCGGCCATTCGGGACATCGCCGGACTGCAGAGCTACACCTTTGGCATGCCCCCGTTGCCCGGCGGCTACGGCCTGCCGGTGCAGTTTGTCCTGGCTACCTCCAAAGACTTTCCCCTGCTCCATACCTACCAGGAGAAGATGGTCCAGAAGGCCATGCGAAGCGGGCTCTTCACCTACCTCAAGGGCTCTCTGCAGTATGACACCCCGGTCACGGACATCCGCATCGACCGGCTCAAGGCAGCGGAGTTGGGGGTGACCATGGCCAACATCGGCGAGGCATTCGGGATCTTCTACAACAACGACTACGTCAACCGCTTCACGGACAGGGGTTTGGCCTACCAAGTCATCCCGCGTGCGCGGCGGCTTAACCAGGAAAGCGACCGCATCCTGGAGAGCCAAGTCAAGACCGCCTTTGGGGCCATGACCCCTCTGTCCAACTTCGCCGAGGCCTCCCGCCACACCTCGCCTGACGCTCTGACACAGTTTGACCAACTCAACTCCGCCACCATCTCCGGCTCGCTAGCGCCTGGAGTGACCCTGGGCCAAGCCCTTGACCATCTGCAAAACGTGGCCAAGCAGGTCCTGCCCAAGGATTTCCAGATCGACTACACAGGCCAGTCCCGCCAGTACATGCAGCAGGGAAACCGGCTGTTAGTAGCCTTTCTGGTGGCCATCATAGCCATCTATCTGGCTCTGACCGCACAATTCAACAGCTTTCGAGAACCCTTGATCATCCTTCTCAGCGTCCCCGGGGCCCTCTGCGGCGCACTTATTCCTCTCTACATGGGATTTGCTACTATCAACATATATACCCAGGTGGGTCTTCTCACCCTCACCGGACTCATCGCCAAGCACTCCATCCTGTTGGTTGTCATGGCCAACGAGGCGCAGCGCAGCGAAGGCAAAAGCAAGATCGAGGCTGCTTTCAAAGGGGGTATGGTGCGCCTGCGCCCCTTCCTCATGACCACTGCGGCCATGACCGCCGGGGTCGTTCCCCTTCTTCTGGCGGATGGTGCAGGAGCGCACTCACGTTTCGACATCGGCCTTGTCCTCTTCTCAGGGATGCTTTTCGGCTCTATGGTCATCCTCGTCGTCGTGCCCGTAGTCTACAGTTTTCTGGCCAATGATCTGAGGCCGGAAGGCACCTCCCTCTCCGCCTCGGACGCAGACGAGCAGTTCCAGGCGGGGTGA
- a CDS encoding efflux RND transporter periplasmic adaptor subunit, which translates to MFKRLFIISILLGGLFGGVFWYHGYIERAEDKAMADYTPPPTVVTAAKVKKQAWVEHIHAVGEVFSLSSSELSPEASGKVTAIRFESGERVEAGQPLVDVSHRVETTSMGKLKANEREARKDYQRYKDLYQRGVVAKATLDKYRTAFEDARSQVHAQTARIERNSVKAPFSGTVGICNIEMGDFVDAGQPLLRLTKLSPIYIDFAIRQQDLSKVSTGQIVKAKVDAWPGETFHGELTSINPFLSKKTRRIHARATFDNKQGKLLPGMFCSVSLVMPDRREVFTAPTTSVTYRMSGNTVYLLKPKKTNTDKKGKESKPDTIYTAKEVLVKAGPTRKGRTVIGGSISEGDLLVTSGQNKLYNGSNVKIDNSVNPAKAGK; encoded by the coding sequence ATGTTCAAACGCCTCTTCATCATCTCCATTCTGCTTGGGGGCCTCTTCGGGGGCGTATTCTGGTATCATGGCTACATTGAGCGGGCCGAGGACAAAGCCATGGCCGACTACACCCCACCTCCCACCGTGGTCACGGCCGCCAAGGTGAAGAAACAAGCATGGGTGGAGCACATCCACGCCGTTGGGGAGGTTTTCTCTCTGAGCAGTTCGGAGCTGAGCCCGGAGGCCTCAGGCAAGGTCACGGCCATCCGCTTCGAATCCGGGGAGCGAGTCGAGGCGGGGCAGCCCCTGGTTGACGTCAGCCACCGGGTTGAGACCACCTCCATGGGCAAGCTTAAGGCCAACGAGCGTGAAGCGCGGAAGGACTACCAACGCTATAAGGATCTCTACCAGCGCGGCGTGGTGGCAAAAGCCACTCTGGACAAGTACAGGACCGCCTTTGAGGATGCCCGCTCTCAGGTTCACGCCCAGACGGCCCGCATCGAGCGCAACTCGGTCAAGGCCCCCTTCTCTGGCACAGTGGGCATCTGCAACATTGAGATGGGAGATTTTGTTGACGCGGGGCAGCCACTGCTCCGCTTGACCAAGTTGTCCCCAATCTACATCGATTTCGCTATCCGCCAGCAGGACTTGTCCAAAGTTTCCACGGGACAGATAGTCAAGGCCAAGGTGGATGCCTGGCCTGGTGAAACGTTCCACGGTGAGCTCACTTCCATCAATCCGTTCCTCTCCAAAAAAACCCGCCGCATCCATGCCCGAGCAACCTTCGACAACAAGCAGGGCAAGCTTCTGCCGGGCATGTTCTGTAGCGTCTCTCTGGTAATGCCAGATAGGCGCGAAGTGTTCACAGCCCCGACCACTTCAGTGACTTACCGCATGTCCGGAAACACCGTTTACCTGCTCAAACCCAAGAAAACCAACACCGACAAGAAAGGAAAGGAAAGCAAACCCGACACGATCTACACCGCCAAGGAGGTGCTGGTGAAGGCCGGGCCAACCCGAAAGGGCCGCACAGTGATCGGCGGCAGCATCTCCGAAGGGGACTTGTTGGTCACATCCGGACAAAACAAGCTTTACAACGGCAGTAACGTTAAGATCGACAATTCAGTGAATCCAGCTAAGGCCGGGAAGTGA
- a CDS encoding IS5 family transposase: protein MKAKPAKSDQGNFLYEDLIDQLNPKDPLLKLAANIPWERFEQEFSSLYSEYGRPAKPIRLMVGLMILKQLENLSDERVIEAWVRNPYYQAFCGETHFRWRLPCDPTDLVYFRKRIGEGGARLIFEVSVGLHGDDAMEREIAVDTTVQEKNITFPTDVKLLTKVIKRCRAIAEFEGISLRRSFRRELPGLLRQRFKSRKIIKRIRTMAGVLIRELERKLPKDSLARHREAMQLFRRVHDQKRTDKNKTYSLHEPDVLCIGKGKEHKKYEFGRKASIAWTKTTGVIVGAMSFKENVFDGHTLPDVLEQVSQITESCPEAAICDRGYRGRKKVGDTSILIPGRPKKSDTPYQRRKARQRFRRRAGIEPVIGHLKHDFRMAKNFLKGALGDAINLLMAAAAFNFKKWMRGLKHFLSLFAPWLCFGTWSRGRLKYA from the coding sequence ATGAAGGCCAAGCCAGCCAAAAGCGATCAGGGCAATTTCCTCTACGAGGACCTCATCGATCAGCTCAATCCCAAGGACCCGCTGCTCAAGCTTGCAGCGAACATCCCCTGGGAAAGGTTCGAGCAGGAGTTTTCTAGCCTCTATAGTGAGTATGGTCGTCCAGCAAAGCCCATAAGACTCATGGTCGGGCTCATGATCCTCAAGCAGCTTGAAAATCTGAGCGACGAGCGTGTCATTGAGGCTTGGGTCCGGAACCCCTACTATCAGGCCTTCTGCGGTGAGACGCATTTCCGGTGGAGGCTTCCTTGTGACCCCACGGACTTGGTTTATTTCCGCAAACGCATCGGCGAGGGTGGGGCGCGTTTGATCTTCGAGGTCTCGGTGGGTCTGCACGGCGACGACGCCATGGAGCGGGAGATCGCCGTGGACACCACGGTCCAGGAGAAGAACATCACCTTCCCCACTGACGTGAAGCTTCTGACCAAGGTCATCAAGCGATGCAGGGCCATCGCCGAGTTCGAAGGAATCAGCTTGCGCCGCAGTTTCCGCCGTGAATTGCCAGGCCTCCTGCGCCAGCGATTCAAGAGTCGCAAGATCATCAAACGCATTCGGACCATGGCTGGCGTCCTGATCCGCGAACTTGAGCGCAAACTGCCCAAGGATTCGTTGGCCAGGCACAGGGAAGCTATGCAGCTCTTCCGCCGGGTCCATGACCAGAAACGTACCGACAAGAACAAGACCTACAGCCTGCACGAACCGGACGTGCTTTGCATCGGCAAGGGCAAAGAGCACAAAAAGTACGAGTTCGGACGCAAGGCCTCCATCGCCTGGACCAAGACCACCGGTGTGATCGTAGGAGCCATGTCCTTCAAGGAGAACGTTTTCGACGGTCACACCCTGCCGGATGTTCTGGAGCAAGTTTCGCAAATCACGGAATCCTGCCCCGAGGCGGCCATCTGTGACCGGGGTTACAGGGGGCGCAAAAAAGTCGGTGACACGAGCATTCTGATTCCGGGCCGGCCGAAGAAAAGCGACACGCCCTACCAGAGACGAAAGGCCAGGCAACGTTTTCGCAGACGCGCTGGCATCGAGCCGGTGATCGGACATCTCAAACACGACTTCCGCATGGCCAAAAACTTCCTGAAAGGGGCCCTCGGTGATGCGATCAACCTGCTGATGGCCGCAGCCGCGTTCAACTTCAAGAAGTGGATGCGGGGACTGAAGCACTTTTTGTCTCTTTTCGCCCCTTGGCTCTGCTTCGGAACCTGGAGTCGGGGCAGACTAAAGTACGCCTGA
- a CDS encoding efflux RND transporter permease subunit — translation MARTSPPPKFTDFFIERPVLAVVLALSLFLIGAFCVFKLPVRLYPKIDSKQIAVTTEYPGASSEVVQGYVTRTISKAVGGVNHLAYVKSKSVQGKSTVTAVLKLGADADTALTEVMSKVDRVKYLLPPDVFAPQVSKKTTGAFPLFYLGFSSDTVPTEAITDFLQREVLPRVSALRGTANVGVQGPGSYAMRVDLDPDKMAALGVSPQEVSRALRENDCIASPGRSQGTYVVGPEKGLSD, via the coding sequence ATGGCGCGGACCTCGCCGCCCCCGAAGTTCACCGACTTCTTTATTGAACGGCCTGTCCTGGCCGTTGTCCTGGCCCTGAGTCTGTTCTTGATCGGGGCTTTTTGCGTATTCAAGCTCCCGGTGCGCCTCTACCCCAAGATCGACAGCAAGCAGATCGCGGTCACCACCGAGTACCCCGGTGCCAGTTCCGAGGTGGTCCAGGGATACGTCACCCGGACCATTTCAAAGGCCGTGGGAGGAGTGAACCACCTAGCCTACGTCAAAAGCAAGAGTGTACAGGGCAAAAGCACTGTCACAGCCGTGCTCAAGCTGGGCGCGGATGCCGACACGGCCCTGACCGAAGTCATGAGCAAAGTGGACAGGGTCAAGTACCTGTTGCCGCCCGATGTCTTCGCCCCGCAGGTAAGCAAGAAGACCACCGGCGCCTTCCCACTGTTTTATCTCGGCTTCAGCAGCGACACCGTGCCCACTGAGGCCATCACCGACTTCCTGCAGCGTGAGGTCCTGCCGCGAGTCTCTGCCCTGCGGGGGACGGCGAACGTTGGCGTTCAAGGACCTGGCTCGTACGCCATGCGGGTGGACCTTGACCCGGACAAGATGGCCGCTCTTGGCGTCTCTCCCCAGGAGGTGAGCCGGGCTCTGCGCGAGAACGACTGTATCGCCTCACCCGGCCGTTCCCAGGGAACCTACGTCGTCGGTCCTGAAAAAGGCCTTTCAGATTGA
- a CDS encoding mechanosensitive ion channel family protein, with translation MADEPIGDEITLDSPGQGAIFLHQEAAQVAERLNFLLSGLDTAPGDLAGVWKAMDETGGGMAHVALSAAILLAAYLLERLFRRLYRRPRRKLETKPAHTALVKLSRLIFRGFFGLMDVGLFYALGLLLLVFFVGPPAGEPALAGVWLRAVGLVRLLVLTADLLLAARAPTVRLIPLGDSAAKRLMSWLTLSLATGILLSETILYLRQIGPMREQTFLLLYALAGMAQVLVLVLLSLSTRRDVAELISRPDPEVPESEMRVRRWIGRWWHVLFIAFVLLIGLAWEGELLLGGHDMALAMGLSLLCLPGIYAIDRLACNLLRTFLARRQAGPNPNRPEVDVQGEALPTNESPPEPPDVEVVEGFDDDDYREAPEPRGPGPYLFFARRVMRMGLLVILVLVLMEIWGVDIGRGQVLVRTGLTILATLAVGYGLWEWARAAIDVRLEEESQDMDLDEAEAGAGGSRKGTLLTLLRKVILIAVVLVSCFTVLSAMGVNLGPLLAGAGIFGLAIGFGAQTLVRDVFSGLFFLLDDAFRIGDYVETGSLTGTVEHLTIRSLQLRHPRGMVHTIPYGELSSVSNYSRDWVIMKLDIRVPFETDIEKVRKIVKKVGKKLMKDEEHGDKLLAPVKSQGVREIDDSALVTRVKFKTVPGEQFVLRREVYRRIQEAFAANGIQFAPRKVIVHLPEPAPGQPPTDEATKAGAAAAAGELVNNGQENNQG, from the coding sequence TTGGCCGACGAGCCGATTGGGGATGAAATCACCCTGGACTCACCCGGCCAAGGAGCCATCTTCCTGCACCAGGAAGCGGCCCAAGTGGCCGAACGGTTGAACTTCCTCCTCTCCGGGCTGGACACCGCGCCCGGGGACCTGGCGGGGGTCTGGAAGGCCATGGACGAAACGGGGGGAGGAATGGCCCATGTGGCCCTCTCCGCGGCCATTCTGCTTGCCGCCTATCTTCTGGAGCGGCTATTCCGGCGCCTCTACCGACGGCCCAGAAGGAAGTTGGAGACCAAGCCCGCCCACACTGCGCTCGTCAAACTGTCGCGGCTGATCTTCCGGGGTTTCTTCGGCCTTATGGACGTCGGCCTGTTCTACGCCCTGGGCCTGCTCCTGTTGGTTTTCTTCGTCGGCCCCCCCGCCGGGGAGCCTGCCTTGGCAGGGGTCTGGCTCCGGGCAGTGGGGTTGGTCCGTCTGCTGGTTTTAACCGCAGATTTGCTTCTGGCGGCCCGTGCCCCGACCGTACGCCTTATCCCTTTGGGCGACTCCGCTGCGAAGCGACTAATGTCCTGGCTGACCCTCTCCTTGGCCACAGGCATCCTTCTCTCCGAAACCATACTCTACCTGCGCCAGATCGGCCCCATGCGCGAGCAGACTTTCCTGCTGCTCTATGCCCTGGCGGGAATGGCGCAAGTCCTCGTCCTCGTCCTGCTCAGCCTGTCTACGCGGCGCGATGTGGCTGAACTCATAAGTCGGCCAGATCCGGAAGTCCCCGAGTCGGAGATGCGTGTCCGGCGCTGGATTGGCCGCTGGTGGCACGTCCTGTTTATCGCCTTCGTCCTGCTTATAGGATTGGCCTGGGAGGGCGAGCTGCTTCTGGGCGGGCATGACATGGCCCTGGCAATGGGACTGAGTCTGCTCTGCCTGCCGGGAATCTATGCCATCGACAGATTGGCCTGTAACCTGCTGCGCACCTTCTTGGCCCGCAGGCAGGCCGGGCCGAACCCAAACCGTCCAGAGGTGGACGTGCAGGGCGAGGCCCTGCCCACGAACGAGTCGCCACCTGAACCGCCCGATGTGGAGGTGGTGGAAGGTTTCGACGATGATGATTACCGAGAAGCGCCCGAACCCCGCGGGCCTGGCCCGTATCTCTTCTTCGCGCGGCGCGTGATGCGGATGGGCCTGCTGGTCATCCTGGTTCTGGTCCTCATGGAGATATGGGGCGTAGACATCGGCCGCGGCCAAGTGCTGGTTCGCACTGGTTTGACCATCTTGGCTACCTTGGCTGTGGGCTACGGGCTGTGGGAGTGGGCGAGGGCGGCCATCGACGTCCGCTTGGAGGAAGAGAGCCAGGATATGGACCTGGACGAGGCCGAAGCTGGGGCTGGCGGATCTCGTAAGGGCACCTTGCTGACTCTGTTGCGCAAGGTCATCCTTATTGCCGTGGTGCTGGTCTCATGCTTCACCGTGCTTTCGGCCATGGGCGTGAACCTCGGCCCCCTTCTGGCAGGCGCGGGCATCTTCGGCCTGGCCATTGGATTCGGCGCACAGACCCTGGTGAGGGACGTTTTTTCCGGCCTATTCTTTCTGTTGGACGACGCATTTCGCATTGGCGACTATGTGGAGACCGGCAGCCTAACAGGCACTGTGGAGCATCTCACTATCCGCTCCCTGCAACTGCGCCACCCCAGAGGCATGGTGCACACCATCCCTTACGGCGAACTGAGTTCGGTGAGCAACTATTCCCGGGACTGGGTCATCATGAAGCTGGACATCCGGGTTCCCTTTGAGACGGACATCGAAAAGGTGCGCAAGATCGTCAAGAAGGTGGGAAAGAAGTTGATGAAGGATGAAGAACACGGGGACAAGCTGCTTGCTCCTGTCAAATCCCAAGGCGTGCGGGAGATCGATGACTCGGCCCTGGTAACCCGAGTCAAGTTTAAGACCGTTCCTGGTGAGCAGTTTGTCCTGCGGCGGGAGGTCTACCGTCGTATCCAAGAGGCTTTCGCAGCCAACGGCATTCAATTTGCCCCGCGCAAGGTCATTGTTCATTTGCCGGAGCCCGCCCCTGGACAGCCTCCCACGGACGAGGCGACAAAGGCCGGAGCGGCCGCAGCCGCTGGTGAGCTTGTCAATAACGGCCAGGAAAACAACCAGGGCTGA
- a CDS encoding M16 family metallopeptidase — MHPQSALRAITLAAIMLLAAVGCEYMGTIEGYEAEAGANKTATTASAEEREKQPPVPRQGEGPKVTVLENGLTVLTLQDDRFPLASMRLYVHAGSAYEDPEQAGISHLLEHMVFKGEGEGPSGAIARKVESVGGNLNAGTSFDYTVYYVDVPSTEWKLGLDVVNDMAFGLSVDPEELKSEQQVVLSELERGEDNPSQRQFKMLQKLVFADTPYERPIIGFRETVPAITRQDILDYVVRLYQPQSMLLVVVGDVDEAEVLAEADRLFGDLRNDREVHPPREIPIKKLSGADGGSPSGPAVRVEEGDWNKAYVSLAFPIPGQRSQEVAGLEVLAHLLGGDRTSRLYREYKYEKQMVDSISASALTLERAGVLVIQAVCDPDDVDPFVRSLAGDLSTFDAADFSKEELERARLNLEDSLYRTKETFSGLASKLGYFQFFEGGVEAEENYLYSLRTVDESDLQGLAETYLDPDRLALAALTPEGKGPDAEALRGTIGEAWRAETGARTTAKAMPEHGETGGARGEPEVVTLESGDTVVLLPDETLPYAAVDMLFAGGDRLLDKDEQGLAALTASMLGRGAGDMSATAYQDYLANRAASVSARSRRDTFGLAARFPSRFSDEVLPVFRQTVLSPRFAPEEMDRAKREQIASIKRKQDQPLGLAFRRLFPFLYQSPGYGWLHLGEPEQVSGYTTEQVASFWQTQQARPFVFTACGTFDRDEILDLARTLAADLEHEPGAELAEFQPPVWGEDKELTLTMPGRNQTHLVRVYPVPGEKDEDTAGLSLMRDILAGQSGLLFTQLRDKQGLGYSVTAFLWQAPETGFLAFYIGTDPDKKQQALDSFDRIAEDIKSKPLDKAELERAANLMQGEYYRNHQTLRSRASAAAGLTLRGLGLDHPEELIAKAREITPAQLQDLASKYLESEESYLVTVSPEESGQTD, encoded by the coding sequence ATGCATCCCCAATCCGCCCTCCGGGCGATCACCCTGGCGGCCATCATGCTGCTGGCCGCGGTAGGTTGTGAGTACATGGGCACCATCGAAGGCTACGAGGCTGAGGCCGGCGCGAACAAGACGGCAACCACCGCTTCCGCAGAGGAGCGCGAAAAGCAACCCCCGGTCCCGCGCCAGGGCGAGGGGCCCAAGGTCACGGTGCTGGAGAACGGCCTGACCGTGCTCACCCTCCAGGACGACCGCTTCCCCCTGGCCTCCATGCGGCTCTACGTCCACGCCGGGTCCGCCTACGAGGACCCGGAACAGGCGGGCATCTCGCACCTCCTGGAGCACATGGTCTTCAAGGGGGAGGGCGAGGGGCCGTCCGGGGCCATCGCCCGCAAGGTCGAGTCCGTGGGGGGCAACCTCAACGCCGGGACCTCCTTCGACTACACCGTCTACTACGTGGACGTGCCCAGCACGGAGTGGAAACTGGGCCTGGACGTGGTCAACGACATGGCCTTCGGCCTGAGCGTGGACCCGGAGGAGCTCAAGAGCGAGCAGCAGGTGGTCCTGTCCGAGCTGGAGCGCGGCGAGGACAACCCCTCCCAGCGCCAGTTCAAGATGCTGCAGAAGCTGGTATTCGCAGACACCCCGTACGAGCGTCCCATCATCGGCTTCCGCGAGACCGTCCCGGCCATCACCCGCCAGGACATCCTGGACTACGTGGTGCGTCTCTACCAGCCGCAGTCCATGCTGCTGGTGGTGGTGGGCGACGTGGACGAGGCCGAGGTGCTGGCCGAGGCCGACCGCCTCTTCGGCGACCTGCGAAACGACCGCGAGGTCCATCCCCCGCGGGAGATTCCGATCAAGAAGCTCTCCGGGGCCGACGGCGGCTCGCCGTCCGGGCCCGCCGTGCGGGTGGAGGAGGGCGACTGGAACAAGGCCTACGTCTCCCTGGCCTTCCCCATTCCCGGGCAGCGCTCGCAGGAGGTGGCCGGGCTGGAGGTGCTGGCCCACCTGCTGGGCGGCGACAGGACCTCCCGCCTGTACCGCGAATACAAGTACGAAAAACAGATGGTGGACTCCATCTCCGCCAGCGCCCTGACCCTGGAGCGCGCCGGGGTGCTGGTCATCCAGGCCGTCTGCGACCCGGACGACGTGGACCCCTTCGTGCGCTCCCTGGCCGGTGATCTGTCCACCTTCGACGCCGCCGACTTCAGCAAGGAAGAGCTGGAACGGGCCCGCCTCAATCTGGAGGACTCCCTCTACCGCACCAAGGAGACCTTCTCCGGGCTGGCCTCCAAGCTCGGCTACTTCCAGTTCTTCGAGGGCGGAGTGGAGGCCGAGGAGAACTACCTCTACTCCCTGCGCACCGTGGACGAGAGCGACCTGCAGGGACTGGCCGAGACCTACCTCGACCCGGACCGGCTGGCACTGGCCGCCCTGACCCCGGAAGGCAAGGGGCCGGACGCCGAGGCCCTGCGCGGGACCATCGGCGAGGCCTGGCGGGCCGAAACCGGGGCCAGAACCACGGCCAAGGCCATGCCCGAGCACGGCGAGACCGGCGGAGCCAGGGGCGAGCCGGAGGTCGTCACCCTGGAGTCCGGCGACACCGTGGTGCTGCTGCCCGACGAGACCCTGCCCTACGCCGCCGTGGACATGCTCTTCGCGGGCGGCGACCGCCTGCTGGACAAGGACGAGCAGGGCCTGGCCGCCCTGACCGCCTCCATGCTCGGCCGGGGCGCGGGCGACATGAGCGCCACCGCGTACCAGGACTATCTGGCCAACCGCGCCGCCAGCGTCTCCGCCCGCTCGCGCCGGGACACCTTCGGCCTGGCCGCGCGCTTCCCCTCGCGCTTCAGCGACGAGGTGCTGCCCGTCTTCCGCCAGACCGTGCTGTCCCCGCGCTTCGCCCCGGAGGAGATGGACCGCGCCAAGCGCGAGCAGATCGCCTCCATCAAGCGCAAGCAGGACCAGCCCCTGGGGCTGGCCTTCCGCCGCCTCTTCCCCTTCCTCTACCAAAGCCCCGGCTACGGCTGGCTGCACCTGGGCGAGCCGGAACAGGTCTCCGGGTACACCACGGAACAGGTGGCCTCCTTCTGGCAAACCCAGCAGGCCCGGCCCTTCGTGTTCACCGCCTGCGGCACCTTCGACCGCGATGAAATCCTGGACCTGGCCCGCACCCTGGCCGCCGACCTGGAACATGAGCCGGGCGCGGAGCTGGCCGAATTCCAGCCGCCGGTGTGGGGCGAGGACAAGGAACTCACCCTGACCATGCCGGGCCGCAACCAGACCCACCTGGTGCGCGTCTATCCCGTGCCCGGCGAAAAGGACGAGGACACCGCCGGGCTGTCCCTCATGCGCGACATCCTGGCCGGGCAGTCCGGCCTGCTCTTCACCCAGCTGCGCGACAAGCAGGGCCTGGGCTACTCCGTCACCGCCTTCCTCTGGCAGGCTCCGGAGACCGGCTTCCTGGCCTTCTACATCGGCACCGACCCGGACAAGAAGCAGCAGGCCCTGGACTCCTTCGACCGCATCGCCGAGGACATCAAGTCCAAGCCGCTGGACAAGGCGGAACTGGAGCGTGCGGCCAACCTCATGCAGGGCGAGTACTACCGCAACCACCAGACCCTGCGCTCCCGCGCCTCGGCAGCGGCCGGACTCACCCTGCGCGGCCTGGGCCTGGACCACCCCGAGGAACTCATCGCCAAGGCCAGGGAAATCACCCCAGCCCAGCTTCAGGACTTGGCAAGCAAGTACCTGGAATCCGAAGAATCCTACCTCGTCACCGTCTCGCCTGAAGAGAGCGGGCAGACGGACTAG
- a CDS encoding tyrosine-type recombinase/integrase, translating into MADPLAKILQEYREKRHPNLEYVFYLKPEEGRRWKSYPQFLNRLCKKAGVKSFTFHGIRHLAGSVCIDSLATLLDVKDFMRHSSVAVTQGHISRVRASSGTPGLLEEALKRTHVGDTKFGKLPGGSSQVAEINRL; encoded by the coding sequence ATGGCCGATCCCCTTGCCAAGATTCTCCAGGAGTACAGGGAGAAACGTCATCCGAACCTGGAGTACGTGTTCTACCTCAAGCCCGAGGAAGGACGTCGCTGGAAAAGCTACCCACAGTTCCTGAATCGGCTCTGCAAAAAGGCCGGGGTGAAGAGTTTCACCTTCCATGGGATTCGCCATCTGGCGGGAAGTGTATGCATCGACAGCCTTGCGACGCTGCTGGATGTCAAAGACTTCATGCGCCACAGCAGCGTGGCTGTGACCCAGGGGCACATCTCAAGGGTCAGGGCGAGTTCGGGGACTCCAGGGCTTTTGGAGGAGGCTTTGAAACGGACACACGTTGGGGACACGAAATTTGGCAAGCTCCCGGGAGGAAGTTCGCAAGTAGCCGAAATAAATAGACTCTAA